A genome region from Commensalibacter nepenthis includes the following:
- a CDS encoding M23 family metallopeptidase yields MIISPPFLPDGDVTQSQSSDDFVDGLMMKTGEGNFPISYYLQWHGGIHLKAPSSKSLVRAIADGKVLYVRQPTAKPEDYPTLEKHPLYNDLDGWTDNGCVVIQHDTEIGEDLSVTFYSIYMHLGSIEATVKQGADIHRKEKLGKAGIISDQEDQIHFEIVADEANTKKFIGDLAFTAPNYHISKESAEKAFQAQNGRTDACFGSMYFFVPRGASICEHSIIEEDKVVPVKNKRTGVVSNKTIKVKKNVYLPKKQDNGTDFTIGQDLYVEMAFDKGKCTFTSYDMDGQPLVGDPVVTQGDSSYTDAVHEYNLYKASLALYPSKPTAGFELLRFGRVIGDEDFEAPTTITHFREIQTAKGKYWVDLNKPYIKKYSDADLPYWKGWGVVSDDTDGDGRCDSTIVTSILAKKWTELSQGGSLNHIDSNQRAKDEWYVLTNDATIKEKLKRIFYKFPTEWSMTDFDTRYAWVKQDIYENAEKPFEKFKNFAQALAFWDEAGIPIDKTHWHFPPIEFIKHFRKCSWLSNNELTQILPTKIDGKIYIDQSNMIRNDVIKNNINKVFRKYCVTTPLRIASFLANAFEESAWVTTFSEGIIYRSRPWETKWYPPWNGRGFIQLTHPYNYSGYWEFRGRNISQKFKDFVKTYQYIEKHYHTKVVDPDFAPHKTDNRRFHNAPIQDDYVDATQHINNAVDLKQYQTWRDDLARQALKDPIDSAGFYWVLNNISKYADESHSLTINSGTQIYYTSKACKDVASVVNAGSVSQHPENSVNGFIKRCYAYGYALSVLTEKKFPNSNGILLEIPEGYRQRGIHGENLPNSTPKAKSHKKK; encoded by the coding sequence GATGGTAAAGTTTTATATGTTCGCCAGCCAACGGCAAAACCAGAAGACTATCCAACCTTAGAAAAGCATCCTCTTTATAATGATTTAGATGGATGGACAGATAATGGATGTGTGGTTATTCAACATGATACGGAAATTGGAGAAGATTTATCTGTTACGTTTTACTCGATTTATATGCATCTTGGGTCTATTGAAGCAACAGTTAAGCAAGGTGCTGATATTCATCGTAAAGAAAAATTAGGGAAAGCTGGGATCATTTCAGATCAAGAGGATCAAATCCATTTTGAGATTGTTGCAGATGAAGCCAATACTAAAAAATTTATTGGGGATTTAGCCTTTACTGCACCGAACTATCATATAAGCAAAGAAAGTGCAGAGAAAGCATTTCAAGCACAAAATGGCAGGACTGATGCTTGTTTTGGCAGTATGTATTTTTTTGTGCCTCGTGGTGCGTCTATTTGTGAGCATAGCATCATTGAAGAAGACAAGGTGGTTCCTGTTAAGAATAAAAGAACAGGGGTGGTAAGTAATAAAACAATTAAAGTTAAAAAAAATGTTTATCTTCCCAAAAAACAGGATAATGGAACGGATTTTACGATTGGTCAGGATTTATATGTAGAAATGGCATTTGATAAAGGGAAATGCACCTTTACCAGTTATGACATGGATGGGCAGCCTTTGGTGGGTGATCCTGTGGTTACACAAGGGGATAGTTCTTATACGGATGCGGTGCATGAGTATAATCTATACAAGGCTTCTTTAGCACTTTATCCGTCCAAACCCACAGCAGGGTTTGAATTACTTCGTTTTGGTCGTGTGATTGGGGATGAGGATTTTGAAGCCCCTACAACGATTACGCATTTTAGGGAAATTCAGACAGCCAAAGGGAAATATTGGGTTGATTTAAATAAACCCTATATCAAGAAATATAGCGATGCGGATTTACCATATTGGAAAGGCTGGGGTGTTGTCAGTGATGATACGGATGGCGATGGGCGTTGTGATTCAACGATTGTGACCTCTATTCTCGCCAAAAAATGGACGGAATTATCACAAGGCGGAAGTCTCAATCATATTGATTCAAACCAAAGAGCAAAAGACGAGTGGTATGTTTTAACCAATGATGCAACGATTAAGGAAAAACTCAAGAGGATTTTTTACAAGTTTCCGACTGAATGGAGTATGACTGATTTTGACACGCGATATGCTTGGGTTAAACAAGATATTTATGAAAATGCAGAAAAACCGTTTGAAAAGTTCAAAAACTTTGCGCAGGCTTTAGCTTTTTGGGATGAAGCAGGTATTCCCATCGATAAAACCCACTGGCATTTCCCGCCCATCGAGTTCATCAAGCATTTTAGAAAATGCAGTTGGTTGAGTAATAACGAGTTGACACAAATACTTCCAACTAAAATAGATGGGAAAATATATATTGATCAATCAAACATGATAAGAAATGATGTTATTAAAAATAATATAAATAAAGTATTTAGAAAATATTGTGTGACGACACCACTCCGTATTGCTTCTTTTTTAGCTAATGCTTTTGAAGAGTCAGCTTGGGTGACTACGTTTTCAGAGGGTATAATTTATAGATCTCGTCCATGGGAAACAAAATGGTATCCGCCTTGGAATGGCAGAGGGTTCATACAATTAACTCATCCATATAATTATTCTGGTTATTGGGAGTTTCGAGGTCGTAATATCTCTCAAAAATTTAAAGATTTTGTAAAAACATATCAATATATTGAAAAACATTATCATACAAAAGTTGTTGATCCAGACTTTGCTCCACATAAAACGGATAATAGACGTTTTCATAATGCCCCAATTCAAGATGATTATGTAGATGCAACACAGCATATTAATAATGCTGTTGATTTAAAACAATATCAAACATGGAGAGATGATCTTGCACGTCAAGCTCTAAAAGATCCAATTGATTCTGCGGGTTTTTATTGGGTTTTGAATAATATCTCTAAATATGCTGATGAATCTCATTCTTTAACTATAAATAGTGGTACACAAATATATTATACAAGTAAAGCCTGTAAAGATGTAGCATCTGTTGTAAATGCAGGTTCTGTTAGTCAACACCCAGAAAATTCGGTTAATGGTTTTATTAAACGTTGTTATGCGTATGGATATGCCCTTTCTGTTTTAACAGAAAAGAAATTTCCCAATAGTAATGGTATTTTATTGGAAATACCAGAGGGATATAGACAAAGAGGTATTCATGGAGAAAATTTACCTAACTCTACCCCAAAAGCTAAATCACATAAAAAGAAATAA
- a CDS encoding addiction module antidote protein, whose product MVKLSELPNFDMADELKTKEDILIYLNAVIEENDPSELAHALGVIARSEGMSEISKNTTIQRPALYKALRKGASPRFDTVNQVVNALGFKITLSPV is encoded by the coding sequence ATGGTTAAACTATCAGAGTTACCTAATTTTGATATGGCAGATGAGCTTAAAACGAAAGAAGATATTCTTATTTATTTAAATGCGGTTATCGAAGAAAACGACCCATCAGAGCTTGCTCATGCGTTAGGTGTGATTGCAAGATCAGAGGGAATGTCTGAAATTTCAAAAAACACAACAATTCAACGCCCTGCTCTTTATAAGGCTTTGCGTAAAGGAGCTTCACCTCGTTTTGATACAGTTAATCAAGTTGTCAATGCACTTGGGTTTAAAATTACCCTCAGTCCTGTTTAA
- a CDS encoding type II toxin-antitoxin system RelE/ParE family toxin: MVEVKRLPEFDKWFANIKDRTVRIRLARRLDKVQRGIFGDVKHLQDDIWEMREFFGAGWRLYYMKYNDVVIVMLGGGDKSTQQKDIRMAIQLAKTIEE, translated from the coding sequence ATGGTTGAAGTTAAACGCTTACCAGAGTTTGACAAATGGTTTGCAAATATCAAAGACAGAACTGTTCGTATTCGATTAGCTCGTAGGCTCGATAAGGTGCAACGGGGTATTTTTGGTGATGTAAAACATTTGCAGGATGATATTTGGGAAATGAGAGAGTTTTTTGGAGCTGGTTGGCGATTATATTATATGAAATATAATGATGTTGTGATTGTCATGTTAGGTGGTGGGGACAAATCAACGCAACAAAAAGATATTCGAATGGCTATTCAATTAGCAAAAACGATAGAGGAATAA